The DNA window GCCGGTGGTGACCGCCACGCCGACCAAAAACGCGTCTATCCGCAAGGAAGAGAGCGAGCATGTCGAGCTGGTCAATATTCGCAAGGAAACGCCGGAAGAGCATGCGCTGAACCGGCCTAACGGCATCCGTGAAGCCGTCATCATCTCCGCCGCGCTGCTGCTGCTGTTCTTCAGCCTGATAAGCCCGGTGCTGGTGATCCCCTGGATGATTTTCGTGGCGGTGCTGATGATCGCCTGGGGATGCTGGAACCTGTTCCGCCGTCCGGCGTCACGCGAGCTGAAAGAGATCCACTGTCTGCGCGGCACGCCGAAGCGCTGGGGCCTGTTCGGCGAATCCGACCAGGGGCAGATCAGCAACATTTCGCTCGGTATCATCGATCTTATCTACCCGCCGCATTGGCAGCCGTACCTGACGCAGGACCTGGGCAAGACCACCGATGTGGACGTCTACCTCAATCGGCAGGTGGTGCGCCAGGGGCGCTTCCTCTCGCTGCATGACGAAGTGAAAAACTTCCCGCTGCAGCAGTGGGGCCGCAACGCGGTGCTGGTCGCCAGCTCGGCGCTGGTGCTGTTGTTGCTGCTGATCTATATCCCGCTCAACCTGCCGCTGACCCTCAGCATGGCCTGGTTGCAGGGCGCGCAAAAAGTGGAAGTGACCAGCGTGCAAGCACTGGAAGCCACGCCACTGCGGATCGGCGACACGCTGAAGGTGCGCGGCAGCGGCATGTGCTATGTGCCGCCGCCGGCCAACGGGGGTGGCGCCGTCAATTTTGCGCCGTTCGACTGCTCCGGCATTTACTGGAACAATGCCGCCCCGCTGCCGCAGCCGGAATCGGAAGTCATAGACAAAGCGACGGCCCTGCTGACCACGGTCAACAGCCAGCTGCATCCGAGCGGTGCCGATCAGAAGGTCAACCCGCAGCTGGCCAGCGCCATCGAGAAATCCGGCATGATCCTGTTGGATGACTTCTCTGATATCGTATTGAAAACACAGGATTTGTGCCAGGCAGAAAACGACTGCGTGCGGTTGAAGAACGCCTTGGTCAACCTGGGCAACGCCAAAAACTGGAGCGGCCTGGTGAAACGCGCCAGGTCCGGCGCGCTGCAAGGCGTCAACGTCCTGCTGCGCCCGGTGAGCGCCGAGTCGCTGGAAAGCCTGACCAAAGTGGCCACGTCATCGTTCATCTTCAATGAAACGCGCCTGGCCGCCGCGGCGCTCAACAGCCCGCCGCCGGGCGGTTTCCTGATCCGCAGTGACGAAGGCCGCCAGTTGGTCAGCCACCCGCAGCCGTCGGTGCCGCAGAGCGAATACAACGCCCTCGACCAGTGGAATGAGCTGCAGCGTCTTTCCACTCTGCTGCTGCATACCCCGTTCCAGGCGCAGGGGGTGATCACCAGCCTCAGCGTCGATGCCAACGGCACCCGCCACGTGGCGCTGCACAGCGAACCGGACATGATCACCCTGTGGCGCTACCTCGGTACCAGCCTGCTGTTGCTGGCGGTGGTCGTCAGCCTGGGCTATAACGCCTGGCGGCTGGTGCAGCGTCGGCGCATCAATCAGCACCGCGTCGCCGATATCCAGCGTTACTACGACAGCTGCTTCAATCCGCAGCTCAATCCGATGTCGATGCGGCCGATGGCCTGAACCTGACGCCGGGGCCTCCGCCCTGTCATCTGCTTATGCTACGCTAACGCTATTATTCTCATCCGCGGACCGCCCGTCGGTCCGCCCGTGGAGTTTTTATGGTTCC is part of the Serratia marcescens genome and encodes:
- a CDS encoding intracellular growth attenuator family protein: MSTIVLILALVLVCLIAAGLYLWFKARNPSALAHALPFIKPAHRKLTDEERAAVEFYLNQQNKLSNKLLPGGGATLPAAKLALTPQSDNVYPVTHAITRYGLASDDPNKWRYYLDAEEVHLPPFWEPYITADNHVEVIRTQTLPLVISLNGHSLKDHIHDRPQPPVVTATPTKNASIRKEESEHVELVNIRKETPEEHALNRPNGIREAVIISAALLLLFFSLISPVLVIPWMIFVAVLMIAWGCWNLFRRPASRELKEIHCLRGTPKRWGLFGESDQGQISNISLGIIDLIYPPHWQPYLTQDLGKTTDVDVYLNRQVVRQGRFLSLHDEVKNFPLQQWGRNAVLVASSALVLLLLLIYIPLNLPLTLSMAWLQGAQKVEVTSVQALEATPLRIGDTLKVRGSGMCYVPPPANGGGAVNFAPFDCSGIYWNNAAPLPQPESEVIDKATALLTTVNSQLHPSGADQKVNPQLASAIEKSGMILLDDFSDIVLKTQDLCQAENDCVRLKNALVNLGNAKNWSGLVKRARSGALQGVNVLLRPVSAESLESLTKVATSSFIFNETRLAAAALNSPPPGGFLIRSDEGRQLVSHPQPSVPQSEYNALDQWNELQRLSTLLLHTPFQAQGVITSLSVDANGTRHVALHSEPDMITLWRYLGTSLLLLAVVVSLGYNAWRLVQRRRINQHRVADIQRYYDSCFNPQLNPMSMRPMA